A window of Sediminitomix flava genomic DNA:
CTATTGCTTGAAGCTTATTGGCTGTCCATAAGTCTAAATGAGCTTTTCTGTCAGTTTTGAAATTTGAAAAAATCTGTTCATGAAATTGAGGGAATGCATCTTTAAAACTACTGACCACTTCTTCTCCAACTTCATAGTTTTTTTGAGAAATGGATGGACCAATACCCATTTTTATACTTTTAGGTTTAGACTGAAATGTACGAATCATCAAATCGATGGTATTTTGTAAAATGCCTTGAACACAACTACGCCAGCCAGCATGAATAGCAGCTACAACTTCTTTCTCAGAGTCATAAAGAAGAATGGGTACACAGTCCGCTGCAAGAACATTAATCCATTGTTTTTTCACATTAGTAATGATTGCATCTGTCTCACGTAAGAAATCATCCTGTTCTTGAGTAGTGGAATTGAAAAAATGCTCATTTAAGACCTTAACATTACCACTATGTGTCTGTTGAGGGAATGTCATTTTATCAACTTCTGATACTAATTTTTCTGCAAGGGCAAGCCTGTTTTTTAAGAAATTTTCAGGATTATCCTTTGTGTTTTTGCCAAGATTTAAAGAATCATAAGCGCCGATACTATGTCCTCCTTGTCGAGTAGAAATATAATGTTCGATATTTTTGAAGCTTTGAAAGCTCTCAAAGTGATATAGTTTGATTTCATTTTTATCTAGACTATTCGACATATTATATAAAATTTTGAAGATGATTTATCTTGATTTAACAGTAGTGATTAAACGAGTGTAATCTTTTGTTAACAAAGTGCAAAAAGCCAAAATTACTGTATCACTTTTCTCAAATTTGCGTTCATCATAATGCTTCCACAGTAAAGACATATTTGTTTCTTAAGAGTAGAAGTTAGAAAGTGAAATAGCTTCAATCAAGCTAAGGATTTTTCAGTAAAGAAGTAATGAACCCAAAGTCTTAATCTTTGGTTTTAGTAATAAAGAAATTAATCAGAAGGCATTTATGTGCCTTTTTCAAAAGATATTCTCATTTTTTAATTGGTTTTAGTTTTTAGCTAAGTTGTTAGAGTTACAATCATATTGATTGTAACTCTTTTGTTTTTAATATTTTGAGTTGGGGTTTTCGAATTTTACATTCATAAGTTGATATAAAAATAAGCTCTATTTTACCACGGTAAAATAGAGCTTATTTTTATTCGTTTAACAGTAGATTTTATTCTTCAAGTAACTTGTTATTTAGTGAGATTTCAGAAATGATATGGAGTTTGTTACTATCTTTTTTGTATTGGCTGAAGTACTCTTCTGAGGTCAGTATAATACCTAAAGTCCATGTCCCATATTGCTTCATATGAGGAGTTAGATTACCATAAATATTAGATTCGTAACTTGTGGAAAACCTTAGTAATTCAGCTTGTCCTAATTGATCTAATTTGATCATTAGCTCATCATCATCAAAAGTAGATTTATAGTTTTGATAGCCTGTCTCATCATTCTTATTTTTCAAGAAACCATCCGCTACACCTCTTTTTCTTAATTCC
This region includes:
- the pgeF gene encoding peptidoglycan editing factor PgeF, encoding MSNSLDKNEIKLYHFESFQSFKNIEHYISTRQGGHSIGAYDSLNLGKNTKDNPENFLKNRLALAEKLVSEVDKMTFPQQTHSGNVKVLNEHFFNSTTQEQDDFLRETDAIITNVKKQWINVLAADCVPILLYDSEKEVVAAIHAGWRSCVQGILQNTIDLMIRTFQSKPKSIKMGIGPSISQKNYEVGEEVVSSFKDAFPQFHEQIFSNFKTDRKAHLDLWTANKLQAIEKGIPDSNIEVLGICTYENHDTFFSSRFDKGITGRFATGIKLN